Proteins found in one Thalassomonas actiniarum genomic segment:
- a CDS encoding GFA family protein, with translation MSSKKTGSCLCGKVNFEIAGEFDNFFLCHCQYCQKDTGSAHAASLFSTSAKLNWLSGQDNIQTFNLPQTRHVKSFCLTCGSAMPNIQMDGQLLVVPAGSLDDEVSIQPNAHIFVSSKADWDDNLENIAKVDKFPS, from the coding sequence ATGAGTTCAAAAAAAACAGGCTCTTGCCTTTGCGGTAAGGTAAATTTTGAGATAGCAGGGGAGTTTGACAATTTCTTTCTTTGTCATTGCCAATACTGCCAAAAGGATACCGGCTCGGCCCATGCCGCCAGCCTATTTTCAACCAGTGCCAAGCTAAACTGGTTATCCGGGCAAGATAACATCCAAACCTTTAATCTGCCCCAAACCCGACATGTAAAGAGTTTTTGCTTAACTTGTGGCTCAGCCATGCCTAATATTCAGATGGACGGGCAATTACTGGTGGTTCCGGCCGGGAGCCTGGATGATGAAGTGTCGATTCAGCCTAATGCCCATATTTTCGTTTCAAGTAAAGCTGACTGGGACGATAACTTGGAAAATATCGCTAAGGTTGATAAATTTCCTTCGTAA
- a CDS encoding NADAR family protein — MAKTIYFFNKEDKYYQLSNFAGFGFVLDGHKWRTMEHYFQAMKFEGTEQFDKILNCGSPKQAKDLGQSRAVPIRRDWDAVKEEIMLAGLREKFKKPELKAVLLGTGKKELVENSPFDKYWGIGPKGNGKNRLGVLLMQLRNEIRSEST, encoded by the coding sequence ATGGCGAAAACGATCTACTTCTTTAATAAAGAAGACAAATATTATCAGCTATCAAACTTTGCCGGATTTGGTTTTGTGCTTGATGGACATAAATGGCGAACTATGGAGCATTATTTTCAGGCCATGAAATTTGAGGGGACAGAGCAATTTGATAAAATTTTAAATTGTGGCTCTCCAAAGCAAGCGAAAGACTTAGGACAGTCGCGAGCCGTGCCTATCCGCCGGGATTGGGACGCAGTCAAAGAAGAGATCATGCTCGCTGGGCTGAGAGAAAAGTTTAAAAAACCTGAACTGAAAGCGGTATTGCTTGGCACCGGCAAAAAAGAGTTAGTTGAAAATTCACCATTTGATAAATATTGGGGAATTGGCCCAAAGGGGAATGGTAAAAACCGACTAGGCGTACTTCTGATGCAGTTGAGAAACGAGATAAGAAGCGAATCAACCTGA
- a CDS encoding NUDIX hydrolase translates to MKKYVAGFLFSKDSSHVVLIQKLNPQWQKGLFNGVGGKIEENELSPDAMVREFKEETGVTIAKENWTCYTQIHRPGYYDLDVYFALSDLAFEARTIEKEQVHIFEVNELPANLIPNLKWLIPLALDQQADFSNPFSLREIATERTEA, encoded by the coding sequence GTGAAAAAATATGTAGCGGGATTTCTGTTCTCAAAAGACTCCTCCCATGTCGTTTTAATACAAAAACTAAATCCGCAATGGCAAAAAGGATTATTTAATGGTGTCGGCGGAAAAATAGAAGAAAACGAATTGTCACCCGATGCCATGGTAAGAGAGTTCAAAGAAGAAACGGGGGTTACCATAGCTAAAGAAAACTGGACTTGTTATACGCAAATACATCGCCCCGGTTATTATGATTTAGATGTTTACTTTGCACTTTCAGATCTTGCTTTTGAAGCGCGTACCATTGAAAAAGAACAAGTTCATATATTTGAAGTGAATGAGTTACCCGCTAACCTTATTCCAAACCTTAAATGGCTAATACCGCTGGCTTTGGATCAGCAGGCAGACTTTTCAAACCCATTCTCATTGAGAGAAATTGCTACCGAGCGGACTGAAGCATAA
- a CDS encoding nuclear transport factor 2 family protein encodes MKPRKVVAAWVEAFNKADADLISSFYSDDATNHQVADGEVVGKEAIRAKFEQEFATADMVCIVENIFEDGEWAILEWKDPLGLRGCGFFHIINGKIQFQRGYWDKLSFLKQHGLPIPQ; translated from the coding sequence ATGAAACCACGAAAAGTTGTAGCAGCATGGGTTGAGGCATTTAATAAAGCCGATGCCGATCTTATTTCAAGCTTTTACAGTGATGATGCAACCAATCATCAAGTCGCTGATGGTGAAGTTGTCGGTAAAGAAGCTATTCGGGCCAAGTTTGAACAAGAGTTTGCAACAGCCGACATGGTTTGCATTGTCGAGAATATTTTTGAAGATGGCGAATGGGCGATATTAGAGTGGAAAGATCCGCTTGGCTTACGCGGTTGTGGTTTTTTTCACATCATAAATGGCAAAATTCAGTTTCAAAGGGGCTATTGGGATAAGCTGTCATTTTTAAAGCAGCATGGTCTGCCAATTCCTCAATAA
- a CDS encoding IS110 family transposase yields the protein MKAPTVDDFAALIGIDWADQKHDICENPTGSKKYLHSVVSSKPESIDNWAMNLKIRYPNKQVAIACELQKGPLINALSKYSHLTIFPLNPSSVAKYRQAFTPSGAKDDPSDAYLQAEILALHMDKLTVIQPESAEIRALSQLVEYRRKIVQDRVDLTNKITATLKNYYPQVLEWFSEKDTIIFCDFIKKWPSLMQAKKAKKQSLQTFFNQHNSRYPEVNATRISLIKKATTLTDDLGVIEPNKILIEILIPQLKVLIKGIEQLDSEIKQRYKKQKDRVIFDSFPGAGPQLAPRLLAAFGTKRDRYTDASALQKYAGIAPVIERSGKQKWVHWRYSCPKFLRQTFVEWAGLSVRFSFWAKAYYEQQKSKGKPHNVIIRSLAFKWIRIAFRCWKTRTPYNESMYLEALKRRDSPLLKFAVGA from the coding sequence ATGAAAGCCCCTACTGTCGATGATTTCGCTGCTTTAATTGGAATTGATTGGGCAGATCAAAAACATGATATCTGCGAGAACCCTACCGGTTCTAAAAAGTACCTTCATTCCGTTGTTTCGAGTAAGCCAGAATCCATTGATAATTGGGCTATGAACCTAAAAATACGTTATCCAAACAAGCAAGTTGCCATCGCTTGTGAACTTCAAAAAGGACCACTCATTAATGCTTTGAGCAAGTATTCTCATCTTACGATATTTCCTCTCAACCCTTCTAGCGTCGCCAAATATCGGCAAGCATTTACACCTAGTGGAGCCAAAGACGACCCTTCAGATGCTTATTTACAGGCTGAAATCTTGGCGCTTCACATGGATAAATTAACGGTAATTCAGCCAGAATCAGCAGAAATCAGAGCATTGTCACAACTTGTGGAGTATCGTCGAAAGATAGTGCAAGACCGTGTCGATTTAACAAATAAAATTACAGCAACACTAAAAAACTATTATCCACAGGTACTTGAGTGGTTTTCTGAAAAAGACACGATTATTTTTTGTGACTTTATCAAGAAATGGCCATCATTGATGCAGGCAAAGAAAGCTAAAAAACAGTCCTTACAGACTTTCTTCAATCAACATAATTCCCGATACCCGGAAGTAAATGCAACTAGAATTTCGTTAATAAAAAAGGCGACTACGCTAACCGATGATCTGGGAGTTATTGAACCTAATAAGATCTTGATTGAGATTTTAATACCCCAACTCAAAGTACTGATTAAAGGGATTGAACAGCTGGACAGTGAAATAAAGCAACGTTATAAAAAGCAAAAGGATAGGGTTATTTTTGATAGTTTCCCTGGAGCTGGGCCTCAATTAGCCCCTCGCTTACTTGCTGCATTTGGCACAAAACGTGACCGATATACTGATGCATCGGCACTTCAAAAATATGCAGGCATTGCCCCTGTTATTGAGCGCAGTGGTAAACAAAAGTGGGTACATTGGCGGTATAGTTGCCCAAAATTTTTAAGGCAGACATTTGTGGAATGGGCAGGGTTATCTGTACGCTTTTCATTTTGGGCAAAAGCTTATTATGAACAACAAAAAAGCAAAGGTAAGCCACATAATGTGATTATCAGATCACTGGCTTTCAAATGGATAAGGATCGCATTCAGGTGTTGGAAAACCCGAACACCTTACAATGAATCTATGTACCTGGAAGCTTTAAAAAGACGGGACTCACCGCTGTTAAAGTTTGCTGTTGGCGCTTAA
- a CDS encoding SymE family type I addiction module toxin codes for MAECHHTSELGSAKVKYPIYRQLTVQETVCCTASKTRGIGINYVPVKLEPCIVLRGKWLKLAGFPIGQKVSITVNQGELLISPKQDR; via the coding sequence ATGGCTGAATGTCATCATACGTCAGAGCTTGGCTCGGCAAAAGTAAAATATCCTATTTATCGGCAACTTACCGTGCAAGAAACTGTTTGTTGCACGGCTTCGAAAACCCGCGGCATAGGTATTAACTATGTGCCGGTAAAACTTGAACCTTGCATCGTGCTCAGGGGAAAGTGGCTTAAGCTGGCCGGTTTTCCCATTGGACAAAAGGTTAGTATTACGGTAAATCAGGGTGAACTTCTCATCAGCCCTAAGCAGGATAGGTAA
- a CDS encoding OsmC domain/YcaO domain-containing protein, which yields MEIKVNYLDNLRIEAKFDEFSVIADQPIRYKGDGSAPSPFDYFLASSALCAAYFVKVYCAARDISTDNIRLSQNNIVDPENRYNQIFQIQVELPESISEKDRQGILRSIDRCTVKKVVQTGPEFKVEAVESLEDDAQAMLMGHPGEDASTYILGKDLPLEKTIANMTGILADLGMKIEISSWRNIVPNVWSLHIRDAASPMCFTNGKGATKESALCSALGEFIERLNCNFFYNDQFFGEEIANSDFVHYPNEKWFKPDENDELPQGILDDYCLGIYNPDGELRGSHLIDTNSGMAERGICSIPYVRHSDGKTVYFPSNLIENLFLSNGMSAGNNQHEAQVQCLSEIFERAVKKQIIEQEIVLPDVPMQVLEKYPGILAGIKGLEEQGFPVVIKDASLGGQFPVMCVTLMNPKTGGVFASFGAHPSFEVALERSLTELLQGRSFEGLNDVPKPTFNSMAVTEPENFVDHFIDSTGVISWRFFSAKHDYEFCEWDFSGSNAEENESLLAILKQLDKEVYIAEFNELGASACRILVPGYSEVYPVEDLIWDNTNKALHYREDILNLHSLSDDALVSLVERLEESQLDAYIDIRTLIGIEFDENTVWGQLTILELKILIYLALGELDQAIELVEEFLQYNDNTVERGLFYQAVHTVLEIVLDEELELEHFIDNLGRMFGKENMENVVGSVTGEVKFFGLTKTSMKLEGLDKHLRLIESYKKLHQARRVLAAK from the coding sequence ATGGAAATCAAAGTTAATTATCTCGACAACCTTAGAATTGAAGCTAAGTTTGACGAATTTTCTGTTATCGCTGATCAGCCGATCCGCTACAAAGGTGATGGCTCGGCCCCCAGCCCGTTTGACTATTTCCTGGCTTCGTCCGCCCTGTGTGCGGCTTATTTTGTCAAGGTCTATTGTGCGGCCCGCGATATTTCTACCGACAACATCAGACTGTCGCAGAACAACATTGTTGACCCTGAAAACCGCTATAACCAAATTTTCCAAATTCAGGTAGAGCTGCCGGAAAGCATTTCTGAAAAAGATCGCCAGGGCATTTTAAGATCCATTGACCGCTGCACCGTGAAAAAAGTGGTACAAACCGGCCCCGAGTTTAAGGTTGAAGCGGTTGAAAGCCTGGAAGATGACGCACAGGCGATGCTGATGGGACACCCGGGAGAGGATGCCAGCACTTATATTCTGGGTAAAGATCTGCCGCTTGAAAAAACCATTGCCAACATGACCGGCATTTTGGCCGACCTTGGCATGAAAATCGAAATTTCTTCCTGGCGTAACATAGTGCCCAACGTGTGGTCGCTGCATATTCGCGATGCCGCCTCACCGATGTGTTTTACCAATGGTAAAGGCGCAACCAAAGAGAGCGCGCTGTGCTCGGCATTAGGCGAATTTATCGAACGCCTTAACTGCAATTTCTTCTATAACGACCAGTTTTTCGGCGAAGAAATTGCCAACAGTGACTTTGTTCATTACCCGAATGAAAAATGGTTTAAGCCGGACGAAAATGACGAATTACCTCAGGGCATTTTGGATGATTACTGCCTGGGCATCTACAACCCGGACGGTGAACTGCGCGGTTCACACCTTATCGATACCAACTCGGGCATGGCTGAGCGCGGCATCTGTTCAATTCCCTACGTACGTCATTCCGACGGCAAAACCGTATATTTCCCCTCTAACCTGATTGAGAATTTATTCTTAAGCAACGGCATGAGTGCGGGTAATAACCAGCATGAAGCGCAGGTGCAGTGCTTGTCGGAAATTTTCGAGCGGGCAGTGAAAAAGCAAATTATCGAGCAAGAAATTGTGCTGCCGGATGTGCCGATGCAGGTGCTGGAAAAGTACCCGGGCATTTTAGCGGGCATTAAAGGTTTAGAAGAGCAGGGCTTCCCTGTGGTGATTAAAGATGCCTCATTGGGCGGACAGTTCCCGGTGATGTGTGTCACCTTGATGAACCCGAAAACCGGCGGGGTATTTGCCTCTTTCGGTGCCCACCCCAGCTTTGAAGTGGCGCTGGAGCGCAGTTTAACCGAGCTGTTGCAAGGCCGCAGCTTTGAAGGGTTAAATGACGTACCCAAACCAACCTTTAACAGCATGGCGGTTACTGAGCCGGAAAACTTTGTTGATCACTTTATCGATTCAACCGGCGTGATCTCCTGGCGCTTCTTTAGCGCCAAGCATGATTATGAATTCTGCGAGTGGGATTTCTCCGGCAGCAATGCCGAAGAAAACGAAAGCTTGCTGGCCATTTTAAAGCAGCTGGACAAAGAAGTGTATATTGCCGAATTTAATGAGCTCGGCGCCAGTGCTTGTCGTATTCTGGTGCCGGGATATTCCGAAGTATATCCGGTTGAAGACCTTATTTGGGACAATACCAACAAGGCGCTACATTACCGTGAAGATATCCTCAATCTCCACTCATTAAGCGATGATGCCCTGGTAAGTTTGGTGGAGCGCCTGGAAGAAAGCCAGCTGGACGCTTATATCGATATCCGCACCTTAATTGGTATTGAGTTCGACGAAAATACCGTGTGGGGCCAGCTAACCATTCTTGAGCTGAAAATTCTTATTTACTTGGCATTAGGTGAGCTTGACCAGGCGATTGAGCTGGTAGAAGAGTTCTTGCAGTATAACGACAACACGGTAGAGCGCGGTTTGTTCTATCAAGCCGTTCATACCGTACTTGAGATTGTGCTGGACGAAGAACTGGAGCTGGAGCACTTTATTGACAACCTTGGCAGAATGTTCGGTAAAGAGAACATGGAGAATGTTGTTGGCTCGGTAACCGGCGAAGTGAAATTCTTTGGCCTGACCAAAACCAGCATGAAGCTTGAAGGGCTGGACAAACACTTGAGACTGATTGAAAGCTATAAAAAGCTTCATCAGGCCCGCCGGGTGTTAGCCGCCAAGTAA
- a CDS encoding phosphatidylserine decarboxylase family protein encodes MSSLYNSAKALPYPSSYRHGWLPEPGSESWLKFHAEVSEAAGTVETIQGDECWIDPTVIALFEYLTNDPTVSYLMTTACRQNKTMRDTPDLDTDGVPIPLIPNAAFFALVCNYLLTWWPRYINDDLVGLPFSGFTVGIDPTLPGSQLLGLPEFNQKMGAVLNKWHEFLGTAASAQGFSVEGEQWLSRKAKASYQFDLWKKDSPTLPYWSSWNSFFTRQFKDSASARPIAAPDNNQIVNCPNDGSLFRWDWQVNKDDTFWFKDMNYSLHDILSSPLPEQQSVIDEYDLPSLFEGGYVFQTYLNPYNFHRWWVPANGKILFDPISIPGAYFNKLVLPDFGGATTASLPYLAEVNARGLMVIETPDYGYICCIPLGMSEVSTITFNDQMTAGATVTKGQEMGMFNYGGSSFVIIFQNLPDKQLVFMDDQGNHYPQRPEGATNSSGAGENVTNIGSQIGVWFSR; translated from the coding sequence ATGAGCAGTTTATACAATTCAGCCAAAGCGCTACCATACCCAAGCAGTTATAGACACGGGTGGCTTCCTGAGCCCGGAAGCGAAAGTTGGTTAAAGTTTCATGCGGAAGTGAGTGAAGCAGCCGGAACAGTCGAAACAATTCAGGGAGATGAATGTTGGATTGATCCTACCGTGATAGCGCTATTCGAATATCTTACAAATGATCCTACAGTGTCCTATTTGATGACTACGGCCTGTCGCCAGAATAAAACTATGCGGGACACCCCAGATTTAGATACGGATGGTGTACCGATCCCTTTGATTCCTAATGCTGCTTTTTTCGCACTTGTATGCAATTATCTGCTGACTTGGTGGCCCCGTTACATTAATGATGATCTTGTTGGTTTGCCTTTTTCCGGGTTCACGGTGGGAATTGATCCAACCTTGCCAGGTTCTCAGCTTTTGGGACTGCCTGAGTTTAATCAAAAGATGGGAGCGGTATTGAACAAATGGCATGAATTCCTCGGCACAGCAGCCTCCGCACAGGGATTCTCCGTCGAGGGAGAGCAATGGTTGTCAAGAAAAGCTAAAGCTTCTTATCAATTTGATCTGTGGAAGAAGGACAGCCCAACACTTCCTTACTGGTCATCCTGGAATTCGTTTTTTACGCGTCAATTCAAAGATTCTGCCAGCGCTCGTCCTATTGCCGCTCCTGACAATAACCAAATCGTAAATTGTCCTAATGACGGCTCCTTGTTCCGCTGGGATTGGCAGGTGAATAAGGATGACACTTTTTGGTTCAAAGACATGAACTACTCGTTGCACGATATCCTCAGCTCTCCACTGCCGGAGCAACAGAGTGTCATTGATGAATATGATTTGCCTTCACTCTTTGAGGGCGGATACGTGTTCCAGACATATCTCAATCCTTATAATTTCCACCGTTGGTGGGTGCCGGCAAACGGTAAGATTTTGTTTGATCCAATCAGTATTCCTGGAGCCTATTTTAATAAGCTCGTTCTGCCGGATTTTGGCGGTGCAACAACGGCCTCATTACCATATCTTGCTGAAGTCAATGCTCGTGGTTTGATGGTGATTGAAACCCCTGATTACGGTTATATTTGCTGCATTCCCTTGGGCATGAGCGAAGTGTCAACAATTACATTCAATGATCAGATGACAGCAGGGGCTACCGTCACCAAGGGCCAGGAAATGGGGATGTTCAACTATGGCGGCTCTTCTTTTGTGATTATTTTCCAAAACCTTCCAGACAAGCAGCTTGTCTTCATGGACGATCAAGGTAATCACTACCCGCAACGCCCCGAAGGGGCAACGAACAGTTCAGGGGCAGGGGAGAATGTAACCAATATTGGCTCACAAATCGGTGTTTGGTTTTCACGTTAA
- a CDS encoding YdeI/OmpD-associated family protein codes for MPDPDLAKIMTFALPQDLGRWLKVNHATENELWVKIFKKGTGIVSVTWDDVVIESLCWGWIDGIKKSLDAQAYIQRITPRKTRSNWSKRNREHAERLISEGRMKEPGLVHVRSAKEDGRWENAYAASEMTVPADFLAALESRPKAKLFFETLTKSSRYVIAYGLTSAKKPETRQRRFEKFMDMLASEEKPA; via the coding sequence ATGCCTGACCCCGATTTAGCGAAAATCATGACCTTTGCATTGCCGCAAGATCTCGGCCGGTGGCTCAAGGTAAATCACGCCACCGAAAATGAACTGTGGGTGAAGATCTTCAAAAAAGGGACCGGGATTGTGAGCGTGACTTGGGACGATGTCGTGATTGAATCGTTGTGCTGGGGCTGGATTGATGGCATCAAGAAGTCACTTGATGCCCAAGCCTATATCCAGCGGATCACTCCCAGGAAAACGCGGAGCAACTGGTCGAAGAGAAACAGAGAACATGCAGAGCGTCTGATAAGTGAGGGCCGGATGAAAGAGCCCGGACTCGTGCATGTACGTTCTGCCAAAGAAGATGGCCGCTGGGAGAATGCCTATGCGGCAAGTGAAATGACAGTGCCTGCGGATTTCTTAGCGGCACTTGAGAGCAGGCCAAAAGCGAAACTGTTTTTTGAAACGCTTACTAAATCGAGTCGTTATGTTATCGCCTACGGGTTAACCAGTGCGAAAAAACCAGAAACCAGGCAGAGGCGATTCGAAAAGTTCATGGACATGCTTGCCAGCGAAGAAAAGCCTGCTTAG
- a CDS encoding FimV/HubP family polar landmark protein: protein MIKNKVNTASISIATALISIDTPNCLGHQRIWPHRDEFIEELLNKLRESLINDHGIEFDVVSIEPGSINIRLQITASIFAIIAATATFMDTEAAEVVREKLEYVISEYIIQSDYSEPCNVHMLGFAKRGLCYGPVQQGDTLTSIAEELSPNGVTTNQTLMALYKYNPHAFYDENINNLHDGVFLSLPKSPKYLSKNHADKQVELHNEKWRK from the coding sequence ATGATAAAGAATAAAGTAAATACTGCTAGTATTAGCATTGCTACCGCACTTATATCAATTGATACTCCTAATTGTCTTGGGCATCAACGTATTTGGCCTCACAGAGATGAGTTTATAGAAGAGCTACTTAATAAGTTGCGCGAGTCACTAATTAATGACCACGGAATTGAATTTGACGTTGTCAGTATTGAGCCGGGAAGCATCAATATTCGCCTTCAAATTACGGCATCAATTTTTGCAATTATTGCGGCAACCGCTACGTTCATGGATACAGAAGCAGCTGAGGTCGTTCGTGAGAAACTTGAATATGTAATTAGTGAATACATAATTCAAAGCGATTACAGTGAACCATGCAATGTACACATGCTAGGATTTGCGAAAAGAGGTTTATGTTACGGTCCTGTACAACAGGGGGATACTCTCACTTCAATTGCAGAAGAATTAAGCCCAAATGGTGTTACCACCAACCAAACTCTAATGGCACTATATAAATATAATCCACATGCGTTTTACGATGAGAATATTAATAACTTGCATGACGGAGTATTTTTATCACTCCCCAAATCGCCAAAATATCTTAGTAAAAATCATGCAGATAAGCAGGTAGAATTGCATAATGAGAAATGGCGTAAATAG
- a CDS encoding AbgT family transporter, which translates to MDAKPSRVQRILNRVEIIGNRLPDPAALFVFLLLLVWGLSWALSGVSFEAVDPRSGQGIQVINQLSGPALTQFFSVMVNNFSHFHPVGVVLVAMLGIGVAEYSGFINAGLRAIMAKTATWLLTPMVILVGIVSHSAVDAGYVLVIPLGGVIFYAAGRHPLAGIAAAFAGVSGGFSANFVPSALDPMLQGISQAGAQLLDPNILLNPLNNYYFTAVSSIVITVLGWAITDKIIEPKLTENKLDGDLSDLPTMEPLQQEERMALRWALLAIVVGTVVMVFSASVDTSPWRDDNGSLTSFSSPLMKSIVPLIFLLFFIPGLVYGIAIGKIRNSKQAIEGMSKAMSSMGYYLVIMFFIAQFIYAFGQSNLGVLLAVEGAEFLKAMALPAQFTIVGIIFLTGFINLFVGSASAKWALLAPIFIPMLMQLGISPDLAQAAYRIGDSSTNIITPLMPYFPLVVVYCQRYVTSSGIGTLTALMLPYSVVFIVVWSLFLLLYWQLGLPLGLQSSYEYFAN; encoded by the coding sequence ATGGACGCAAAACCGTCAAGAGTGCAGCGCATTCTTAATCGCGTAGAAATAATTGGTAATCGATTGCCAGATCCTGCTGCATTATTTGTCTTTTTATTGTTGTTGGTATGGGGCTTATCCTGGGCACTGTCCGGCGTCAGTTTTGAAGCCGTCGATCCAAGATCTGGCCAAGGAATACAGGTAATCAACCAATTGAGTGGCCCGGCCCTTACTCAGTTCTTCTCAGTCATGGTAAACAACTTTTCACACTTTCATCCGGTTGGCGTGGTTTTAGTTGCCATGCTTGGTATTGGTGTCGCCGAATATAGCGGCTTTATCAATGCAGGCCTGAGGGCAATCATGGCCAAAACCGCCACTTGGCTGTTGACTCCTATGGTGATTTTAGTCGGTATTGTCAGTCACTCGGCGGTAGATGCGGGCTATGTATTGGTGATCCCTCTGGGCGGTGTAATATTTTATGCTGCAGGTCGCCACCCCTTAGCAGGCATCGCTGCGGCCTTTGCCGGTGTATCGGGCGGTTTTTCGGCAAACTTTGTTCCTTCAGCGCTCGACCCCATGTTGCAGGGAATATCGCAAGCGGGTGCTCAATTACTAGACCCTAATATTTTATTAAACCCATTGAATAATTACTATTTCACAGCGGTCTCTTCAATAGTGATTACAGTGCTTGGCTGGGCGATTACCGACAAAATTATCGAACCTAAGTTGACAGAAAATAAACTCGATGGCGATCTCAGTGACTTGCCAACCATGGAGCCATTACAACAAGAAGAACGCATGGCGTTGCGTTGGGCATTACTTGCCATAGTAGTTGGTACTGTGGTTATGGTATTCAGTGCAAGTGTTGATACTTCTCCCTGGCGAGATGACAATGGCTCACTCACGTCTTTTTCGTCGCCGTTAATGAAATCCATTGTGCCATTAATTTTCTTGCTGTTTTTCATTCCTGGCCTGGTGTATGGCATTGCCATAGGCAAGATACGTAATTCAAAACAAGCCATTGAAGGCATGAGTAAAGCCATGTCGAGTATGGGATATTACTTAGTCATCATGTTTTTTATTGCTCAGTTTATTTACGCGTTTGGGCAATCTAACTTAGGGGTGTTATTGGCGGTTGAAGGAGCTGAGTTCTTAAAGGCTATGGCGCTTCCGGCACAGTTTACCATCGTCGGTATTATATTTCTTACGGGATTTATTAACTTATTCGTCGGTTCGGCTTCTGCCAAATGGGCATTGTTAGCCCCGATATTCATCCCCATGCTGATGCAGCTGGGCATCTCGCCTGATTTAGCACAGGCTGCCTACCGTATTGGTGACTCCAGTACGAATATCATAACTCCGTTGATGCCATACTTTCCCTTAGTTGTGGTCTATTGTCAGCGCTATGTTACCAGCTCGGGCATTGGTACTTTAACGGCATTGATGCTGCCTTACTCCGTCGTATTTATCGTCGTCTGGAGTCTATTTTTATTGCTCTACTGGCAACTTGGCCTACCGCTTGGTTTACAAAGTAGTTATGAATATTTTGCTAATTGA
- a CDS encoding aldehyde-activating protein has product MNYSSTCSCGKVAIKISLPKNIEEYEPRACDCDFCMARSLSYLSDSNGQLKVYHSSELEPFKQGSEQASFWQCSSCHDLVVVTCEIDNHTKGAINARMFEKQYNLKPAVSVSPKTLAPEEKLNRWNTVWLKVEFCD; this is encoded by the coding sequence ATGAATTATTCAAGCACTTGTAGTTGTGGCAAGGTAGCGATTAAAATTTCACTACCGAAGAATATTGAAGAATACGAACCAAGAGCATGTGATTGCGATTTTTGCATGGCAAGAAGTTTGTCATATTTATCAGATTCAAATGGTCAACTGAAAGTTTATCACTCAAGTGAACTTGAACCATTTAAGCAAGGCTCAGAGCAAGCTTCGTTTTGGCAATGTTCATCCTGCCATGACTTGGTTGTTGTCACTTGTGAAATTGATAATCACACAAAAGGAGCAATAAATGCACGCATGTTTGAGAAGCAATACAATTTGAAACCTGCGGTTTCCGTGTCACCAAAAACTTTGGCTCCGGAAGAAAAACTTAACCGCTGGAATACGGTTTGGTTAAAGGTTGAGTTTTGTGATTAG